The sequence AGCGCAGGCCTCGCTGGGAGCCGCCGACTCCACGGCCCAACCCGCCGCCAGCACCGCGGCCACACCCGAATGATTCCGCCCGAGCCTGCGCCGCCACACCGCGCTGCCGCGTGGCAGCTGCTCACGGCGTACGCGCTCCTCGCCGCGCTTATCGTTGGATTGCATGGCACGGCCCTGCGCGGCGGCCTGTTTATGGACGACTACGCGCATTACAAGCAGTTGCGGGAGAGCGACTGGACGCTGGCCGGGCTCGCGCAGGCTTGCCGTCTGGAGCTGGTCGGCGGCGTCATCCAGCTCTGGTGGCTGCCCGAAACAACCCTGCGCTTCTTCCGCCCGGTCGCGTTCGGCCTGATGAAGCTCACGTACACGCTCACCGGTTGGAGCCCGGTGGCGCTGCACGCGGCGTCACTTGGATGGCATTTCGCCGTGTGCGTCCTGCTGATGATGCTGCTGCGGCGGTGTGGGGCGACGCTCTGGCTGGCGTGGGCGGTGGCGGGGCTCTTCGCGCTGCACCCCGGGCAGGTAGCCACGGTGCAGTGGATCGCGTGCCAGACCGAGCTCATGGTCACGGCGCTGCTGCTGGGTGCGACACTCTGCTACGGCCGGTTCCGCGCGTGGCCGGGGTTCGGGACCGGCGCAGCCGGCGCGGCGATCGGCGGCGGCGTCCTGTTCGCGCTCGCGCTGGGCTGTCGCGAGAACGCCATCGTCTTCCCGCTTGTGATGGCCACTGTGGACGCCACGTTGTGGTGGCAGCGCAGACGGCTCAGGACTGGCGGCGATGCGCCACATCCCACTGCTGCGCGCGGGCGCAGTACATACCTGGTTCTCAGCTTCTATACCGTCATTCTCGCGATCTTCGTCGTATACCTCGCCGTACGCGGCCGCATCCTCGGCGGGAACAGTGTCCCCCCGCGTCCGTACGTCATTCCGCCCACGGCACCCGATTTCGTCCGCTTCATCCTGGACAAGACCTGGTACTACCTGCTGGGCGAATTCCTGCTCGCCCCCTGCGTGCCCATCGGCGGGCTGCCGTACCTCCAGGCGCGCCCCCTGATGTTCTACGGGCTGACGGCACTGGTGCTCGCACTCTTACTGGTGGTGGTGCTCCGCTGCCGCCGGGAGCCGGCGGGCGTGCTCGCGCCGGCATGGTTGCTCGGGTTCATGTTACCGGTGTTGCCGGTCTTCGTTTCGCCGCACCACCTGTACCTGCCGGCGGTTGGCTGGGCCCTCGTCGTCATGCTGATCCTGCGCGGGCTCGGCGCCGTGCGCAGCGAGCCGGACGCATCTGCGGCGCGCCGGCGTCGCTGCGTCATGTGGATTACTGTCGCTCTGGTCGGCACCGCGTTCGGCACAGCCACGTTCTATTTCGGGCTGGCGATCGAAACCGGCGTGGGCGTGGAGGATTGCCTGACCGAGGAACTCGCGGCCGCCCCCAGCGGTCTGCACGATGGCGACACGCTCTACATTGCCAACCTGCCGGTGCTGGGGCACTACGTCCGCCTGGCTCTGGAGCAGCACACCGGCCGGCGGGGACTGCGCGTCATCCCGCTGACGTGGTCGCCGCGCCTGCTCGGGCCGGCAACGCCGACCGAGTTGATCTGGATCGATGACCGGACGATCGAGATCCGCGTGGCGGACGACCGTTATTTTGCCGGTCCGCTCGGACTGCTCGTGCGAGAAGCAACGGGCCGCGATGTGCCGGATGAGGTCGATCGGCTGGCCGACCTGGGCTTCCGCGTGCGCGTGTTGGAGCGCGACGTCGGCGGAATCGCGGCCCTGCGTTTCGAATTCTCGCGGTCATTGGGCGCCCCGGGTGTACACTTGTTCTGGGGCTCGCGAACCCGCTGGGCCTGTGAAGTGAGGCCGTGACGTGCAATGACGACTGACAACAAGCTGCCGGCGGTGCGTCCGATCGAGGTGGTCCCGTTTCGCCGCGACGACGGAGAGATCTACTTCGCCCTGCACGATCCGGCGCAGCTTTCGACCGACTCGCTGGCGATTTCCCCGGCCGGCTATTTCGTGCTGGCCCACCTGGACGGCGAGCACACCGCCGCAGACATCCAGGCTGCGTTTCGTGAACATGCCGGCATGGAGCTGCCGGCCGCGGAAATTCACCAACTGGTCGAAGTGCTTGACGCGGCGCTGCTGTTGCAAGGCGACCGTGTGCTACAGGTGCTGGCCGAGCGGCGGGCGGCGTATCAAGCGGCCCCGGCGCGCGACAACCGCGATTACGCACCATCGGCGGATGAACTGCGGACCGAGATCGCGGGCCTGCTCGCGCGCGGCGTCGCGGCCCCGGTCCGCGACGTGCGGGGGATCATCGCTCCGCACCTGGACTACGCCCGCGGCGCGCCGTGCTACGCGGATGCCTACGCCACGCTGGCTCAGGCGCCGCCCGCGGACAGGTATGTGATCCTTGGGACGAACCATTTCGGCGAGTCGACCGCCGTTGTGGCCACACGCAAGGACTTCTGGACGCCGCTGGGTGCGGTGCAGACCGACCGCGAGTTCATTGCGCGGCTGGAGTCGGCGCTGGGGACGTCTATCTGCGCGGGCGAGCACGACCACGCACGCGAACATTCGGTTGAGCTACAAGTCCATATCCTGCAAACGATTATGGGTTCACGACCCTTCGAGATCGTGCCCTTGCTGTGCCCGGGGGCGTGCGGCCCGACCGGCACGGCTCCGATTGACGGCCACGGCCCGGACCTGCACGCGGTGGCGCAGGTGCTCGCGAACCTTGTCGCCGACGGCGATCGCCGGACGGTGCTGATTGCCGGGGCCGACTTGAGCCATGTGGGGCAGCGGTTCGGCGATCCGGAGCCGACGACGCCCGAATTCCTCGCAGCGGTGGCCCGGACGGACCGCGAACTGCTCGACATGCTGGAGCGCCGGGAGGAAGAGGCGTTTGTCGCCAAGCTAGCGGCGGACGACAACCCCACGCGGGTGTGCAGCTCGGGGGGAATTTTCACCATGCTCCAGGCCCTGCCCGGTCGGTCCTGCAAGGTGCTGAGCTACCATCAGGCCGTGGACATGGCCCACGAGACGCACGTAACTTGCACAGCGGCGGTGGTTTGGTAACGCGCGGCGGGCTCGCGGTCAAAAAAAGGGTCCCCGAATGGGCTTTTGGTTTCCCACTCGGTGACCCGTGCGCTGGGATGGGCTTATTAAAACGTTCCACCATTAACAACAACGCCGCAACGTGAAGGTGTCGCGGCGTGTGCGGTTACGGCCAGCATTTTCGGGGGTCG comes from Phycisphaerae bacterium and encodes:
- the amrB gene encoding AmmeMemoRadiSam system protein B, with protein sequence MTTDNKLPAVRPIEVVPFRRDDGEIYFALHDPAQLSTDSLAISPAGYFVLAHLDGEHTAADIQAAFREHAGMELPAAEIHQLVEVLDAALLLQGDRVLQVLAERRAAYQAAPARDNRDYAPSADELRTEIAGLLARGVAAPVRDVRGIIAPHLDYARGAPCYADAYATLAQAPPADRYVILGTNHFGESTAVVATRKDFWTPLGAVQTDREFIARLESALGTSICAGEHDHAREHSVELQVHILQTIMGSRPFEIVPLLCPGACGPTGTAPIDGHGPDLHAVAQVLANLVADGDRRTVLIAGADLSHVGQRFGDPEPTTPEFLAAVARTDRELLDMLERREEEAFVAKLAADDNPTRVCSSGGIFTMLQALPGRSCKVLSYHQAVDMAHETHVTCTAAVVW